TTTGCGAGAATACCGTTGAGGATTTCGCGCAAGCGCAGAATCTCGGTCGCCATGATGCTGATATCCGAGGCCGCGCCTTCCGCGCCGCCCCACGGCTGGTGCAGCATGACGCGCGAATTCGGCAGGGCAAAGCGTTTGCCCTTCGTCCCGGCGGCAAGGAGCACCGCGCCCATGCTGGCCGCCTGGCCGACGCAATAAGTGGCCACGTCGCATTTGACAAACTGCATCGTGTCGTAAATTGCCATGCCGGCCGTCACCGAACCGCCGGGCGAATTGATGTAAAAACTGATCTCTTTCCCGGCGTCCTCCGCCTGCAAAAAAAGCAACTGGGCGACGATAAGACTGCTGACCTCGTCGGTCACGGCCGTGCCCAGAAACACGATCCGATCTTTTAACAGGCGCGAATAAATGTCATAGGCGCGTTCTCCGCGGCCGGTTTGTTCCACCACCATCGGCACCATCATCTGATTTCTCGGGGACATTCTTCCTCCTCCATAATTATTTAATTAACCGTTTTCGCAACTCCGGCTTCCTCTTTCTGCCGGCCGCCGCCGAACAGGCGCGTCATCAGCCCTTTTTCGCCGACAACGGAGTTGGCCAGCAGAAAATCAAGAATTTTTTTCATTCTGATTCCATGCCGGAGCGCGTCCATTTCATCTTTTTTCTCAAGCTCTTTTTTAAGCTCATCGGGCGTCATGCGGTAATCGCGGGCCATGTTCTGGATTTCCTGTTCAACCTCGGCGTCCTCCGCGGCGATTTTTTCCTGCTCGCCGATCCGGTGCAGGATATAACCCAGTTTAACTTTTTCGACGGAGGTTTTGGAGGCGAGCGCCAGGATTTCCTCCTTCTGGGAGGCAAGCTGCTCCCGGGTCGTTCCGCGCATAAGCCGGTCGCGCGCGATGGAAGCGAACATGTGCCGGATTTCCTCCTGGACGATTGATTCGGGCAGTTCCATGGCGGTGCGTTCAAGGAGATAATCAATGATCTCCTTTTCGCGGCGCTCTTTATCCAGGCGGAGCGCTTCCTCCAGAAGCGAGGCCTTTATTTTATCCCTCAGCTCGGGCTCCGACTGCACCCCCGCGGATTTAAAAAAATCATCGTTCATGACCGGTTTTTTGCGTTCACGAGCCGCCTTGAGCGTCACGTCGTAGACGACCTGTTTGCCGGCCAACTCCGGCCGGTTGAAATCGGGCGGCAATTGCAGGGAAATTTCCCGCCGGCCGCCGATCGGCATGCCCTCAACGGCGGCCGCAAAACCCGGGAGCAAGGTGTCGTCTTCGCCGGCCACCATCCAGAAGTTCCGGCCGGCGGCAAATTTGTCGGAGCGGCGGGCGCCGGATGATTTCGGCTGAGCGCCGTTGTCCCGGCGGGCGTAATCAATCTGCACCCAGTCGCCCTTGCGCACGGGACGATCGGACACATTTTCAACTGCGGCCAGACGCTCAAGAAAACGGTCAAACGCCTTTTGAACATCGTCTTCCGAAACGGAAACTTCCCTGGCGGAGACAGCAATGTGCTGATATTTCGGCAGCTTGAATTCGGGCGGCACATCAAGGACAAGCCGGTAGACCATCGGCTTGCCGGGCTCCATTTCGGTTTTCACATCCAGGATTGAGAGCGGGTCCAATTGGGCCTGCTTGATCGCCTCGCGATAAGAGCCGGCCACAAGGCGGTCGCCGGTTTCCTCGCGGATTTCCCTGGCAAAACGGCTTGCAACCAGATTGGCCGGCGCCCGCCCCTTTCGGAACCCGGGAATGCTGGCGAAACGCACAAAATTTTCAAGGACCTTGCGATATTCGGTTTCCGCAGTCTCGGCCGGCTGTTCCACGATCAGGCTTTTACGGCAGGGACCGTCTTTTTCAACTTTTATTTTCATATTCATTCATGCATTGTTAAAAGAAACTCGGCGTTGGTTTTGGTCTTCTTTAATTTATTCACGACCAGTTCCATGGCTTCAACCGGCGGCACGCCGTTCAAAGCCTTGCGCAAAACCCATATTCTATTCAATTCGTCCGGATGAAGCAACAATTCTTCTTTGCGCGTCCCGGATTTTTCAATGTTGATGGCCGGAAACACCCGTTTATCAACCAAATGGCGGTCCAGGCTCAACTCCATGTTGCCGGTGCCCTTGAATTCCTCAAAAATCACCTCGTCCATCCTACTGCCGGTGTCCACCAGGGCGGTGGCAATAATCGTCAGGCTGCCGCCGTGCTCAATATTCCGCGCGGCCCCGAAAAATCTCTTCGGCTTGTGCAGGGCGGTGGCATCCACGCCTCCCGAAAGAATTTTACCGCTGTGCGGCTGCATGGTGTTATAGGCGCGCGCCAGGCGGGTGATGCTGTCAAGCAGGATGACCACGTCGCGGCCGCACTCCACCATCCGTTTGGACATTTCAATGACCATTTCCGCCACCTGGATGTGCCGTTCGGGCGGCTCGTCAAAAGTTGAACTCAGCACGTGCGCCTTGGTGTTGCGCTCCATGTCGGTTACCTCCTCCGGCCGTTCGTCAATAAGCAGCACGATCAGGTCAATCTTGGGGTGATTTTTTGAAATACTGTTGGCAATTTTCTGGAGCAACACCGTTTTTCCGGTGCGGGGCGGGGCGACGATGAGCCCGCGCTGCCCCATCCCGATCGGCGTAAAGAGATCCATGACGCGCATGGATATTTCATCGTGTTCCCGCTCCAGCATGATGCGCCGGTCCGGGAAAAGCGGGGTCAGATTTTCAAAAGGCACCTTGCTGTTCGCCTTTTCAGGATTTTCCCCGTTAACCTCTTCCACCCGCAAGAGGGCAAAAAATCTTTCCTTGTCGCGCGGGGACCTTATTTCACCTTCAACGGAATCGCCGGTCCGCAGCGCAAAACGCCTGATCTGCGAGGGGGAAACATAAATATCTTCCGGGCAGGGCAGATAATTGTAATAAGGCGAGCGCAGAAATCCGAACCCGTCCGGCAGTATCTCCAGCACCCCTTTGCCAAAGAGCGCGCCGTTCGCGCTGGCGTTGGCCCTGAGAATTTCAAAAATCAGCTCATGCTTGCGCAGGGCGCCCAAATCCGTCAGGCCGCTGGCGGAAGCCATGGCATTCAATTCCAGCACCGTTTTTTTCTGTAAATCGGAAAGGTGGATCGCTTTTCCCCCGCCGGCCGGACGGGCGGATGAAGCGCCTGAGGTTTCCGCGGTTGTCTGTCCGGACGCGGCCGCCGCCGCGTTCGCGGCGCCGCCCGCCGGCCTGACATCCCCGGCGGCCCCCAACCCGGCGGGCCGGTCATTCTTCTCCAGCGGCGCCTGCTCCCGCTCCATTCCATTGCCGTTATTCCGCGGCGGAATCGGATCGGAATCGGTATAGATCTTGGAAACAGACGGACGGCTTTTAACATAACGTGGAGCGCGTCCTCTCCGCCTGGCTGCCGTTTCGTCGTGATTATCTCTTTCTCTCATAGCGCTTCTCCGTTTTCTCCTTAATGTGCCGGAATACCAATTTGGCCTGCTGTCGCAAACCGGCGACAGTTCCGGCATTAAAAATAACATAATCGGCCCGGTTCATTTTTTCAGCCAGGGGCATTTGGGCCGCGATTCTTGCCCGGGCGTCTTTTTCTGTAAAACCTTTTTTCTTCAAACGCGCAACTTGCGCGTTCAACGGCGCCGCCACGCAGACCACCGCATCCCAGCCCCGCTCCCATCCCGCCTCATACGCCAGCGGAATAATTACCGCCGCGAATCCGGCGCGCGCGGGAAGCATATTCAGCCAGGCGTTTATCGCCCGGCGCGCGCAAGGATGCACCAACCCGTTCAGTTTGCGCAGTTTGTCACGATCATTAAACACTATCCGGCCGAGAACACTCCGGT
This sequence is a window from Kiritimatiellia bacterium. Protein-coding genes within it:
- the tig gene encoding trigger factor, encoding MKIKVEKDGPCRKSLIVEQPAETAETEYRKVLENFVRFASIPGFRKGRAPANLVASRFAREIREETGDRLVAGSYREAIKQAQLDPLSILDVKTEMEPGKPMVYRLVLDVPPEFKLPKYQHIAVSAREVSVSEDDVQKAFDRFLERLAAVENVSDRPVRKGDWVQIDYARRDNGAQPKSSGARRSDKFAAGRNFWMVAGEDDTLLPGFAAAVEGMPIGGRREISLQLPPDFNRPELAGKQVVYDVTLKAARERKKPVMNDDFFKSAGVQSEPELRDKIKASLLEEALRLDKERREKEIIDYLLERTAMELPESIVQEEIRHMFASIARDRLMRGTTREQLASQKEEILALASKTSVEKVKLGYILHRIGEQEKIAAEDAEVEQEIQNMARDYRMTPDELKKELEKKDEMDALRHGIRMKKILDFLLANSVVGEKGLMTRLFGGGRQKEEAGVAKTVN
- the rho gene encoding transcription termination factor Rho encodes the protein MRERDNHDETAARRRGRAPRYVKSRPSVSKIYTDSDPIPPRNNGNGMEREQAPLEKNDRPAGLGAAGDVRPAGGAANAAAAASGQTTAETSGASSARPAGGGKAIHLSDLQKKTVLELNAMASASGLTDLGALRKHELIFEILRANASANGALFGKGVLEILPDGFGFLRSPYYNYLPCPEDIYVSPSQIRRFALRTGDSVEGEIRSPRDKERFFALLRVEEVNGENPEKANSKVPFENLTPLFPDRRIMLEREHDEISMRVMDLFTPIGMGQRGLIVAPPRTGKTVLLQKIANSISKNHPKIDLIVLLIDERPEEVTDMERNTKAHVLSSTFDEPPERHIQVAEMVIEMSKRMVECGRDVVILLDSITRLARAYNTMQPHSGKILSGGVDATALHKPKRFFGAARNIEHGGSLTIIATALVDTGSRMDEVIFEEFKGTGNMELSLDRHLVDKRVFPAINIEKSGTRKEELLLHPDELNRIWVLRKALNGVPPVEAMELVVNKLKKTKTNAEFLLTMHE
- the coaE gene encoding dephospho-CoA kinase (Dephospho-CoA kinase (CoaE) performs the final step in coenzyme A biosynthesis.), which encodes MKRVCITGGIACGKSSAGEIWRKAGARILDADGVCHELLRHDRPLINRIASVFGRRVLGLAGGIDRSVLGRIVFNDRDKLRKLNGLVHPCARRAINAWLNMLPARAGFAAVIIPLAYEAGWERGWDAVVCVAAPLNAQVARLKKKGFTEKDARARIAAQMPLAEKMNRADYVIFNAGTVAGLRQQAKLVFRHIKEKTEKRYERKR
- the clpP gene encoding ATP-dependent Clp endopeptidase proteolytic subunit ClpP, with the protein product MSPRNQMMVPMVVEQTGRGERAYDIYSRLLKDRIVFLGTAVTDEVSSLIVAQLLFLQAEDAGKEISFYINSPGGSVTAGMAIYDTMQFVKCDVATYCVGQAASMGAVLLAAGTKGKRFALPNSRVMLHQPWGGAEGAASDISIMATEILRLREILNGILAKHTGRPVETVARDTDRNFFMSAEEAKAYGLVDTVVVSRREIEPAEKKN